Proteins co-encoded in one Listeria ivanovii subsp. ivanovii genomic window:
- a CDS encoding helix-turn-helix transcriptional regulator, producing MEKENVVNIQPIMLSQVENQFTEQIQEDFSKKNPDHTALLHSLETVEVLDVLSDYYSAHEKQKQPKKEVTPANKACGEHKEIKQAIRYIKKNIHRSITLEEVANYVYLSPFYLSKLFKNELNINFINYVNEQKMLYAKDQLAKSDWAVHTIAKNLGFSRASYFCKVFKKTFDMTPKEYRDSLK from the coding sequence TTGGAGAAAGAAAATGTCGTCAATATTCAACCAATTATGTTAAGTCAAGTAGAAAACCAATTTACGGAACAAATCCAAGAAGACTTTAGCAAAAAAAATCCTGATCACACAGCCCTACTTCATTCACTTGAAACAGTGGAAGTTCTCGATGTATTAAGCGATTATTACTCCGCACATGAAAAACAAAAACAACCAAAAAAAGAAGTAACTCCGGCGAATAAAGCTTGCGGAGAGCATAAGGAAATCAAACAAGCCATCCGTTATATTAAGAAAAACATCCACCGCTCCATCACTTTAGAAGAAGTAGCAAATTATGTGTATCTAAGCCCGTTTTATTTGAGTAAATTATTTAAAAACGAACTCAATATTAACTTTATTAATTATGTAAACGAACAAAAAATGCTTTATGCGAAAGACCAGCTAGCGAAAAGTGATTGGGCAGTACATACAATTGCCAAAAACTTAGGCTTTTCCAGAGCAAGCTATTTTTGTAAAGTTTTCAAGAAAACGTTTGATATGACACCAAAAGAATATCGCGATTCTTTAAAATAA
- a CDS encoding cobalt-precorrin-7 (C(5))-methyltransferase, with the protein MISVVGIGPGNSSFLTREAIVALEMADTIFGSKRQLQEVSNITTATKELLPKKLVDLKTIQHKDKEVVILASGDPLLYGIGNWTMTHFPEEVRIIPGISSIQIMFHKIGLPMNDCFITSSHGKTPDFEFLLQHSKVAMVTDTLIGPYEIAQEILKRDLKKIIYIGENLSSTEERIHQLSPNKVAKKYDMNVVVIVDEG; encoded by the coding sequence GTGATTAGTGTAGTAGGAATTGGGCCAGGTAATTCGAGTTTTTTAACGCGTGAAGCAATAGTGGCGCTTGAAATGGCCGATACAATTTTTGGTTCCAAGCGGCAACTACAAGAAGTAAGCAATATAACAACAGCAACAAAAGAACTTTTACCAAAAAAATTAGTAGATTTAAAAACCATTCAACATAAAGACAAGGAAGTGGTTATTTTAGCTTCCGGAGACCCGTTGCTGTATGGGATTGGGAACTGGACGATGACCCATTTTCCAGAAGAAGTCCGGATTATTCCAGGTATTAGTTCCATTCAAATCATGTTTCATAAAATTGGTCTCCCTATGAATGATTGTTTTATCACAAGTAGTCACGGTAAAACTCCAGATTTCGAATTCTTATTACAACATTCCAAAGTAGCGATGGTAACAGATACACTGATTGGTCCATACGAAATCGCCCAAGAAATTTTAAAACGAGACTTAAAAAAAATAATCTATATTGGTGAAAATTTAAGTTCAACGGAAGAGCGAATCCATCAACTTTCGCCGAATAAAGTAGCAAAAAAATACGATATGAATGTTGTGGTGATTGTAGATGAAGGATGA
- a CDS encoding ECF transporter S component, which translates to MKIQKLVLCAMLIAMCVIGANIKLMGSVAFDAAPAFIGTLLLGPMYGAILGIFGHLTSALLAGFPLTLPIHLIVAGMMGITMIAYGFTRQMLAEKPQLISVSLSSLVAFVFNCPLSLLALYPFMHEAVFALFPVLAIGTICNVFVAEIVYQVLPERWKKRIAGY; encoded by the coding sequence TTGAAGATTCAAAAATTAGTATTATGTGCGATGTTAATTGCGATGTGTGTAATTGGCGCAAACATAAAATTAATGGGTTCAGTTGCATTTGATGCGGCACCAGCTTTTATCGGGACTTTATTACTCGGTCCAATGTACGGGGCAATTCTTGGGATATTCGGTCATTTAACTTCAGCGTTACTAGCGGGTTTTCCGTTAACGCTACCGATACATTTAATTGTTGCTGGAATGATGGGCATTACGATGATTGCTTATGGATTTACCCGTCAAATGTTGGCAGAAAAACCACAACTAATTAGCGTTAGTTTATCTAGTCTAGTTGCTTTTGTTTTTAACTGTCCGCTATCTTTATTAGCACTTTACCCATTCATGCACGAAGCAGTATTTGCATTATTTCCAGTCCTTGCGATTGGCACGATTTGCAATGTTTTTGTAGCAGAAATCGTGTATCAAGTATTACCGGAACGCTGGAAAAAGCGAATTGCCGGTTATTAA
- the cbiG gene encoding cobalt-precorrin 5A hydrolase has protein sequence MSIDKLAIIAVTARGRDLAIQLTNTIDATIFVPAKHVNSKSQALQPDFRTGMQALFSKYQGLICIMATGIVVRTLAPVIQDKLSDPAVLVMDENGEFVISLLSGHVGGANELTEKVAALTNGKAVITTATDRANVAAIDNIAKAMDGYLPDFKATTKRINGLLAAGEEVGIYLDEPLTIDQRGFTEKAVSPLVYISTKLQLPATDLERIRLIPRHRVLGVGCRKGISTETIDTAFNHFCEQENIHPRAFAEIHSISIKEQEPAIRHLAEKWEMKFIVHSAEELQTVAEKYPTSEFVKKTVQVGNVALSSADIGSSGNVISARFAETGVTFAAGKLTKNNEVAK, from the coding sequence ATGAGTATAGATAAGCTTGCGATTATTGCAGTCACAGCTCGTGGCCGAGATTTGGCAATCCAACTAACCAATACTATTGATGCAACTATTTTTGTACCAGCAAAGCATGTAAACAGTAAAAGCCAAGCCTTACAACCTGATTTTCGAACTGGAATGCAAGCACTTTTTTCTAAGTATCAAGGTTTAATTTGTATTATGGCTACTGGAATAGTCGTTCGAACACTTGCACCAGTCATTCAAGATAAATTATCCGACCCAGCCGTACTTGTTATGGATGAAAATGGTGAATTTGTCATTAGTTTACTTTCAGGACATGTCGGCGGTGCAAACGAACTGACAGAAAAAGTTGCCGCTTTAACAAATGGTAAAGCGGTAATTACGACCGCAACTGACCGCGCGAATGTAGCGGCAATTGACAATATTGCTAAAGCTATGGATGGCTATTTACCAGATTTTAAAGCAACAACGAAACGTATTAACGGTCTACTCGCTGCTGGTGAAGAAGTTGGAATTTATTTGGATGAACCACTAACTATCGACCAAAGAGGTTTTACAGAAAAAGCAGTTAGCCCACTTGTCTATATTTCCACTAAATTACAACTTCCTGCGACAGACCTAGAACGAATTAGGCTCATCCCAAGACATCGCGTACTTGGTGTTGGTTGTCGAAAAGGCATTTCAACGGAAACTATTGATACTGCTTTTAACCATTTTTGTGAACAAGAAAACATTCATCCACGAGCATTCGCGGAAATTCATAGTATTTCTATTAAAGAACAAGAGCCTGCAATTAGGCATTTAGCGGAAAAATGGGAGATGAAATTTATTGTCCATTCAGCAGAGGAACTGCAAACCGTAGCTGAAAAATATCCAACATCTGAATTTGTGAAAAAAACAGTACAAGTTGGCAATGTTGCTTTATCCTCGGCTGATATCGGAAGTAGCGGCAACGTAATTTCCGCTAGATTTGCAGAAACTGGTGTGACATTTGCAGCAGGAAAATTAACTAAAAATAATGAGGTGGCAAAATGA
- a CDS encoding cobyrinate a,c-diamide synthase codes for MKKIVIAAASSGAGKTTVTLGIMQALKKRGLRVQPFKVGPDYIDTNYHQAITGVPSINLDSFLIADDCMLASLFQKHAALADISVIEGVMGLFDGLGVDRDNASTSFIAKCTKTPVILVVDGKAISTSAAAIVAGFNSFDPELKLAGVIINRVASESHFSLIKGAIERYTDVPVLGYLPKNSDVALPERHLGLVPQEEMGELEAKWSLLGDLIETHVDMKKLVQISELGGEFLNADLKVQLPNFSGKKVAYALDEAFHFYYQDNLDLIKSTGVELIPFSPLEDKALPEADFIYIGGGFPEVFASRLALNYSMRESILAAHENGIPIYAECGGLMYLGTSLEVNGTLYEMVGIFEGVSKMTERLRKFGYCFATPAHDTLLGKTGTTIRGHEFHHSIFETTEKTCLNLSKMRDGAVIKEWCGGYQKGNTFASYLHIHFYQNPAILMQMFGAMKR; via the coding sequence ATGAAGAAAATCGTCATTGCTGCAGCGTCAAGTGGAGCCGGAAAAACAACCGTTACGCTTGGTATTATGCAGGCTTTGAAAAAAAGAGGTCTACGTGTTCAGCCATTCAAAGTGGGACCCGATTATATTGATACGAATTATCATCAAGCAATTACCGGAGTTCCGTCGATCAATTTGGATAGTTTCTTAATAGCCGACGATTGCATGTTAGCTTCTCTGTTTCAAAAGCATGCTGCACTAGCAGATATATCTGTGATTGAAGGCGTGATGGGGCTTTTTGATGGGTTAGGTGTAGACCGGGATAATGCCAGTACTTCTTTTATAGCAAAATGTACCAAAACACCGGTTATTTTAGTGGTTGATGGAAAGGCAATCTCCACTTCTGCCGCCGCAATTGTCGCTGGTTTTAACAGCTTTGATCCGGAACTAAAATTAGCCGGAGTGATTATAAACCGGGTAGCATCAGAGAGTCATTTTTCCCTAATAAAAGGGGCGATTGAACGATATACGGATGTACCTGTGTTAGGTTATTTGCCGAAAAATTCGGATGTTGCGCTTCCTGAAAGACATCTCGGTTTAGTCCCGCAAGAGGAAATGGGTGAACTAGAAGCGAAATGGTCATTACTTGGCGATTTAATTGAAACGCATGTCGATATGAAGAAATTGGTGCAAATTAGCGAACTGGGCGGAGAATTTTTGAATGCTGATCTGAAAGTTCAACTACCAAATTTTTCTGGTAAAAAAGTAGCATACGCACTAGATGAAGCATTTCATTTTTACTACCAAGATAATTTAGACTTAATCAAATCGACAGGGGTAGAATTAATTCCATTTAGTCCACTGGAAGATAAAGCGTTGCCGGAAGCTGATTTCATTTATATTGGTGGAGGATTTCCAGAAGTATTTGCAAGTAGGCTAGCACTAAACTACTCGATGCGTGAGTCCATTTTGGCGGCGCATGAAAACGGTATTCCGATATATGCAGAATGTGGTGGTTTGATGTATCTCGGTACTAGTTTGGAAGTGAATGGGACGCTTTACGAAATGGTAGGCATTTTTGAAGGAGTGAGCAAGATGACGGAGCGACTTCGGAAATTTGGTTATTGTTTTGCAACTCCAGCACACGATACACTACTTGGTAAAACCGGGACAACGATTCGTGGACATGAATTCCATCACTCCATTTTTGAAACAACGGAAAAAACTTGTCTAAACTTGTCTAAAATGCGCGACGGAGCAGTTATTAAAGAATGGTGTGGCGGCTATCAAAAAGGGAATACTTTTGCGAGTTATCTGCACATCCATTTCTACCAAAATCCAGCTATCTTAATGCAGATGTTTGGAGCGATGAAACGATGA
- a CDS encoding cupin domain-containing protein, producing MADISRDLLEQLVKQVVLEKMGHKSKQVDVSGILSIKLPEVKVTEEDRLDTGKPGDVVYTKDLVTLEESKRLGFGLMEMKDTTFDWFLDYDEVDYIIEGRLDVVIDGRTISAGPGEIIFIPKGSKIKFSVTGEARFVYVTYPADWQSQ from the coding sequence ATGGCTGATATTTCAAGAGATTTACTAGAACAATTAGTCAAACAAGTTGTCTTAGAAAAAATGGGTCATAAATCTAAGCAAGTAGATGTTAGTGGGATTTTATCCATTAAACTTCCAGAAGTAAAAGTTACTGAAGAAGATCGACTAGACACTGGAAAACCAGGTGATGTAGTTTATACAAAAGATTTAGTCACATTAGAAGAAAGCAAACGTCTAGGTTTCGGTTTAATGGAAATGAAAGACACTACATTTGATTGGTTCTTAGACTATGACGAAGTGGACTATATTATTGAAGGTCGACTAGATGTTGTCATTGATGGCAGAACGATTTCCGCAGGTCCAGGAGAAATTATTTTCATTCCAAAAGGAAGTAAAATCAAGTTCTCTGTAACTGGGGAAGCAAGATTTGTTTATGTTACTTATCCGGCTGATTGGCAGTCACAATAA
- a CDS encoding cobalt-precorrin-4 methyltransferase, which produces MAQVHFVGAGPGDKELITLKGYQLLKEADVVIYAGSLVNPELLEYCKADCEIHNSASMNLIEIIDCMEKGVTAGKEVVRLQTGDFSIYGSIREQVEEMKKRSIPFTCTPGVSSFLGAASSFGVEYTVPEVSQSVIITRMAGRTPVPSRESLRSYAAHQTSMVIFLSVQGIRKVVSELIKGGYKPETPAAVIYKATWAEEKKVTGTLQDIAEKVTEAGITKTALIMVGDFLGEEFYYSKLYDKDFKHEYR; this is translated from the coding sequence ATGGCACAAGTACATTTCGTCGGAGCAGGACCTGGAGACAAAGAACTAATTACATTAAAAGGATACCAATTACTAAAAGAAGCAGATGTGGTGATTTACGCAGGTTCGCTAGTGAATCCAGAACTATTAGAATACTGTAAAGCAGACTGTGAAATTCATAATAGTGCAAGTATGAACTTAATCGAAATAATTGATTGTATGGAAAAAGGCGTGACTGCTGGGAAAGAAGTAGTTCGCTTGCAAACAGGCGACTTCTCTATTTATGGTTCGATTCGTGAACAAGTAGAAGAAATGAAAAAACGTTCGATTCCATTCACATGTACTCCAGGGGTTAGTTCTTTCCTTGGGGCAGCAAGTAGCTTTGGAGTAGAATATACCGTTCCGGAAGTAAGCCAAAGCGTTATTATTACCCGAATGGCTGGAAGAACCCCGGTACCATCCCGCGAATCGCTTAGATCTTATGCGGCTCACCAAACATCCATGGTTATTTTTCTTTCTGTTCAAGGAATCCGGAAAGTTGTTTCAGAGCTAATCAAAGGCGGATACAAACCCGAAACCCCAGCTGCTGTCATTTACAAAGCGACTTGGGCAGAAGAGAAAAAAGTCACAGGAACACTTCAAGACATCGCTGAAAAAGTCACAGAAGCAGGCATTACAAAAACAGCACTAATCATGGTTGGCGACTTCCTTGGAGAAGAATTTTATTACTCCAAACTATATGACAAGGACTTCAAGCATGAGTATAGATAA
- the cbiB gene encoding adenosylcobinamide-phosphate synthase CbiB, which produces MTVLFYTTSFIVDCLLGDPYSWPHPIKAIGNFIQLLVTFLRKISESEKWLYVAGGILFVLTVGLTGALSAFLLFISAKVAYWLYVIVFIYLGYTTLAMTCLAKEARKIQRTLTTGDLAAARIQVGMIVGRDTENLSREQISKATIETVAENTADGVIAPLFYLFIGGPVLALMYKAVNTLDSMVGYKTEKYRAIGFVSAKMDDIANFIPARLTWLFLVIASFILKYDSRAAWKIGLRDRKKHTSPNCAYPEGAVAGALDITLGGTHEYFGETVVKPTIGDGASPVTQQQISQTIKLLYTASSCAFIIFTTIHLLLF; this is translated from the coding sequence ATGACAGTGCTGTTTTATACGACATCTTTTATAGTAGATTGCCTTTTGGGGGATCCTTATAGTTGGCCACATCCAATTAAAGCAATTGGCAACTTCATCCAGCTGTTAGTTACTTTTTTACGAAAAATAAGTGAATCGGAAAAATGGTTGTATGTTGCTGGTGGAATCTTATTCGTTTTGACAGTTGGCTTGACTGGTGCTTTGTCCGCATTCCTACTTTTTATTAGTGCAAAAGTGGCTTACTGGTTGTATGTGATTGTTTTTATCTATTTAGGCTACACGACTTTAGCGATGACTTGCCTTGCGAAAGAAGCGCGGAAAATCCAGCGTACGCTAACGACTGGGGATTTAGCAGCAGCAAGAATTCAAGTTGGCATGATAGTTGGTCGTGACACAGAAAATCTTTCCAGAGAGCAAATTAGTAAAGCAACAATTGAAACAGTTGCCGAAAATACCGCGGATGGCGTCATTGCTCCACTTTTTTACTTATTCATTGGCGGTCCGGTGCTTGCCTTAATGTATAAGGCGGTGAATACACTAGATTCGATGGTTGGCTACAAAACAGAAAAATATCGTGCGATTGGTTTTGTTTCTGCCAAAATGGATGACATCGCAAACTTCATCCCAGCAAGGCTCACGTGGCTCTTCCTAGTAATTGCGAGTTTTATATTAAAATATGATAGTCGAGCAGCGTGGAAAATAGGCTTACGGGATCGAAAAAAACATACAAGTCCTAATTGCGCCTATCCAGAAGGCGCTGTTGCAGGAGCACTCGATATTACGCTCGGTGGAACACATGAATATTTTGGCGAAACAGTTGTTAAACCAACAATCGGTGACGGCGCAAGTCCAGTTACCCAGCAACAAATCAGCCAAACAATTAAATTACTTTATACCGCATCCAGCTGTGCTTTTATTATTTTCACAACGATACATTTATTACTATTTTAA
- a CDS encoding ethanolamine utilization microcompartment shell protein produces MAEKSLGILELRSISKGYEMADNFLKAGNVTLFTFRPTCPGKFLIILQGASGELTSAMQDAKEEAGKFHVSSYIIHLVHEELLHFLQNKHPKVEIDAVGIIEISQLGAGLNAVNEALKKSAIHLKRMTLGASIGGKFVAVFTGEVSAIKEGMQILIDTAEQKKVIHHTIIPSPDELLKRYL; encoded by the coding sequence ATGGCTGAAAAGTCCTTAGGTATTCTTGAACTCAGAAGTATAAGCAAAGGTTACGAAATGGCTGATAATTTCTTAAAAGCTGGCAATGTGACTTTGTTTACTTTTCGTCCTACTTGTCCAGGTAAATTTTTAATTATTTTGCAAGGTGCTTCCGGTGAACTTACTAGTGCGATGCAAGATGCAAAAGAAGAAGCGGGCAAATTCCACGTTTCTTCTTACATAATTCATTTAGTACATGAAGAATTGCTCCATTTTTTACAGAATAAACATCCTAAAGTGGAGATTGATGCAGTTGGAATTATCGAAATCAGTCAATTGGGTGCGGGGCTTAATGCAGTGAATGAGGCGTTGAAAAAATCAGCTATTCATTTAAAGCGGATGACGCTTGGTGCCTCGATTGGTGGGAAATTTGTGGCTGTTTTTACAGGGGAAGTTAGTGCTATCAAAGAAGGGATGCAGATCTTAATAGATACTGCGGAACAAAAAAAGGTGATACATCATACGATCATTCCTTCTCCTGATGAACTTTTAAAACGCTATCTATAG
- the cbiD gene encoding cobalt-precorrin-5B (C(1))-methyltransferase CbiD, whose translation MEDFIYYNGKKYRKGYTTGTCAAAAAKACVEMILTQEEVNAVQVETTGGQILEIPVAKQQFSKTKATAAVQKDGGDDIDATHGMWIFVDVEVTDDDEIHLDGGIGIGRATQKGISVAVGEAAINPAPRKNILSTVRESLGETSGANILVYAPEGEERAKRTMNSNLGIIGGISILGTTGIVTPMSDEGWKKSLSIELEMKRVQGMEQIILVPGNYGDDFVQNTLGFSSNQVVSMSNFVGYMLKETQRLAFKRVLMVGHFGKLVKVSAGIFTTYSKDADARAEILVANLALLGAPLSLLQEVEKCNTTEAAGELIEAAGFTQVYDVIVQKIKARSERFLKFTKPSVEIDVVTFSTERGLLASTKNIEVLREEWQ comes from the coding sequence ATGGAAGATTTTATTTATTATAACGGCAAAAAATATCGAAAAGGTTATACAACTGGAACATGTGCAGCCGCAGCCGCCAAAGCTTGTGTGGAAATGATTTTAACGCAAGAAGAAGTGAATGCTGTTCAAGTAGAAACAACCGGCGGACAGATATTGGAAATCCCAGTAGCAAAACAACAATTTTCCAAAACAAAAGCAACTGCTGCGGTACAAAAAGATGGCGGAGATGATATTGATGCGACTCATGGCATGTGGATTTTTGTTGATGTAGAGGTAACGGACGATGATGAAATCCATTTAGACGGAGGAATTGGCATTGGTCGTGCTACACAAAAAGGAATTTCTGTGGCAGTTGGTGAGGCGGCTATTAACCCAGCGCCGCGAAAGAATATCCTTTCAACTGTCCGAGAGTCGCTTGGTGAAACTAGTGGAGCCAATATTTTAGTTTATGCACCAGAAGGAGAAGAACGCGCCAAACGTACAATGAACAGCAATCTTGGTATTATCGGCGGAATTTCTATCCTTGGAACAACTGGAATTGTCACGCCCATGTCAGATGAAGGCTGGAAAAAGTCGCTATCCATCGAATTAGAAATGAAACGAGTGCAAGGAATGGAACAAATCATTTTAGTTCCAGGAAATTACGGCGATGATTTTGTCCAAAATACACTTGGATTTTCGAGCAATCAAGTTGTTTCGATGAGTAATTTTGTGGGCTATATGCTGAAAGAAACACAACGTCTTGCCTTTAAACGAGTTTTAATGGTAGGGCACTTCGGCAAATTAGTTAAAGTATCGGCGGGAATATTTACGACATACAGTAAAGATGCGGATGCGCGTGCAGAAATCTTGGTCGCCAACCTCGCTCTTCTCGGCGCCCCACTTTCACTATTACAAGAAGTCGAAAAATGCAATACAACTGAAGCAGCAGGTGAATTAATTGAAGCAGCAGGTTTTACACAAGTTTATGACGTAATTGTTCAAAAAATTAAAGCAAGGTCCGAACGCTTTCTCAAGTTTACCAAACCAAGCGTAGAAATTGATGTGGTAACTTTTTCAACCGAACGAGGCTTACTTGCTTCCACGAAAAATATCGAGGTTTTACGGGAGGAATGGCAGTGA
- a CDS encoding decarboxylating cobalt-precorrin-6B (C(15))-methyltransferase, which yields MKDEVFIRGKVPMTKAEVRAASIDLLGLNSTCRKVLDVGAGTGSVGLQIACTYPEIEVTAIERNSDAVELINQNKTKFGLQNIAVIEANAPVEMPVTNQFDAIFIGGSGGNLTDIIDWSLEHLKTNGHLVLNFILLENALTAMLYLEECAVSELTMKQIQVANWHKLGAGHYFAPQNLTMIIGCKKIEE from the coding sequence ATGAAGGATGAAGTATTTATTCGCGGCAAAGTTCCAATGACAAAAGCGGAAGTTCGAGCAGCAAGCATTGATTTACTTGGATTAAATAGTACGTGCCGAAAAGTACTAGATGTTGGCGCTGGTACAGGAAGCGTGGGGCTCCAAATTGCTTGCACGTATCCAGAAATCGAGGTAACAGCTATCGAGCGAAATTCAGATGCTGTAGAACTTATCAACCAGAATAAAACAAAATTCGGGTTGCAAAATATCGCTGTTATCGAAGCTAATGCTCCAGTAGAAATGCCAGTAACTAACCAATTCGATGCGATTTTTATTGGCGGTAGTGGCGGAAATTTAACCGATATTATTGATTGGTCACTGGAACATTTGAAAACAAACGGGCATTTAGTACTCAATTTTATTTTGCTCGAGAATGCTCTTACCGCCATGCTGTATCTAGAAGAATGTGCGGTTAGTGAATTGACGATGAAACAAATCCAAGTAGCAAATTGGCATAAACTCGGTGCAGGACATTACTTTGCACCACAAAATCTAACTATGATTATTGGCTGTAAAAAAATAGAGGAGTGA
- the eutH gene encoding ethanolamine utilization protein EutH, producing the protein MSINEIIIYLMVIFMILGAIDKIIGNKFGLGAQFEEGIMAMGSLTLAMVGIITLAPVLAKILSPIVVPIYTALGADPAMFATTLLANDMGGFALAQELAQTPDAGLFAGAILGSMMGPTIVFTIPVALGIIKKEDHKYLATGVLSGIITIPIGCLIGGLVAGFSPIMIFKNLVPIILVAVLIMIGLWFKPEAMIKGFTVFGKGVVIVATIGLVAGAIQQLTGLTIIPGIAPVSEGIEIVGGIALVLAGAFCLVFVITKVFNKPLMKMGKLLGMNEVAAAGMVATLANSIPMFQMLKDMDERGKIINVAFAVSAAFVLGDHLGFTAGVAKDMIFPMIVGKLVGGVTAVGVAIYMANRMMKKNKAKEQTVVKNNG; encoded by the coding sequence TTGAGCATTAATGAAATTATTATTTATTTAATGGTAATCTTTATGATTCTTGGCGCCATCGACAAAATTATTGGTAATAAATTTGGCCTAGGGGCACAGTTTGAAGAAGGAATTATGGCGATGGGGTCGTTAACCCTTGCGATGGTTGGTATTATAACGCTTGCACCTGTTTTAGCAAAAATTTTAAGCCCGATTGTTGTACCAATTTACACCGCGCTAGGAGCAGATCCAGCGATGTTTGCAACAACACTTTTAGCAAATGATATGGGTGGCTTCGCGCTAGCTCAAGAACTTGCACAAACTCCGGATGCTGGACTTTTTGCTGGGGCAATTTTAGGTTCGATGATGGGACCAACCATTGTTTTCACGATTCCAGTAGCTCTAGGAATTATAAAAAAAGAAGATCATAAATATTTAGCAACTGGAGTACTTTCTGGTATTATTACAATTCCAATCGGTTGTTTAATCGGTGGACTTGTTGCAGGATTCTCTCCAATTATGATTTTCAAAAACTTAGTACCAATTATACTCGTAGCTGTTTTAATTATGATTGGTCTTTGGTTTAAACCAGAAGCGATGATTAAAGGCTTTACTGTTTTCGGAAAAGGTGTTGTTATCGTCGCTACTATCGGGCTAGTTGCTGGGGCAATTCAACAACTAACTGGTTTAACAATCATTCCGGGAATTGCACCAGTAAGTGAAGGGATTGAAATCGTTGGTGGTATCGCTCTTGTACTTGCCGGAGCCTTCTGTTTAGTGTTCGTTATTACCAAAGTATTCAACAAGCCACTTATGAAAATGGGAAAACTGCTTGGTATGAATGAAGTTGCTGCAGCTGGTATGGTTGCCACACTTGCAAACAGTATTCCGATGTTCCAAATGTTAAAAGATATGGATGAGCGTGGTAAAATTATTAACGTTGCCTTTGCTGTATCCGCAGCCTTTGTCCTCGGAGACCATTTAGGCTTTACGGCTGGTGTCGCCAAAGATATGATTTTCCCGATGATTGTCGGAAAACTAGTCGGAGGGGTAACCGCGGTTGGTGTAGCTATTTATATGGCCAACCGAATGATGAAGAAAAATAAAGCAAAAGAACAAACGGTGGTGAAAAATAATGGCTGA
- a CDS encoding cobalt-precorrin-8 methylmutase, producing MNYIKNPAKIEEKSFEIIQQIIDDIRPDYTFQNKLEEAIIKRAIHTTADFDYLDSLVFQQGAISKIIHCLQNKGTIFTDTNMALSGINKRLLDELGCKYHCYVSDPETIEIAKQHGITRSMAGIKLASLKDGPKLFVLGNAPTAVYKIIEMAESGQLQPDAVIAVPVGFVGAAECKEEILATDIPAIVARGRKGGSNLAAAIVNAILITM from the coding sequence ATGAACTACATTAAAAATCCAGCAAAAATTGAAGAAAAAAGCTTCGAAATAATTCAACAAATTATTGATGATATTAGACCGGATTACACGTTCCAAAATAAACTAGAAGAAGCAATTATTAAACGAGCAATACATACGACAGCAGATTTTGACTACTTGGATAGTTTGGTTTTTCAACAGGGTGCCATTTCGAAAATCATCCATTGCTTACAAAATAAAGGAACCATTTTTACCGATACGAATATGGCGCTTAGTGGAATTAATAAACGACTTTTAGATGAACTAGGTTGTAAATATCATTGTTACGTAAGTGATCCTGAAACAATCGAAATCGCTAAGCAACATGGCATTACAAGATCTATGGCCGGAATAAAACTTGCTTCATTAAAAGACGGACCGAAACTATTTGTTCTTGGAAATGCTCCAACAGCTGTTTATAAAATTATCGAAATGGCAGAAAGTGGGCAGTTGCAACCAGATGCCGTAATTGCTGTTCCTGTAGGCTTTGTTGGCGCTGCGGAATGCAAAGAAGAAATTCTTGCGACGGATATTCCAGCTATTGTGGCCCGCGGAAGAAAAGGTGGTAGTAATTTAGCTGCCGCGATTGTCAACGCAATTCTTATCACAATGTAA